One window of the Catharus ustulatus isolate bCatUst1 chromosome 33, bCatUst1.pri.v2, whole genome shotgun sequence genome contains the following:
- the UBL5 gene encoding ubiquitin-like protein 5: MIEVVCNDRLGKKVRVKCNPEDSIRDLKKLIAAQTGTRWDKIVLKKWYTIFKDHVTLGDYEIHDGMNLELYYQ; this comes from the exons ATGATCGAGGTCGTCTGCAATGACCGCCTGGGGAAGAAGGTCCGGGTCAAATGCAA CCCCGAGGACTCGATCCGGGACCTGAAGAAGCTGATTGCAGCCCAGACAGGAACCCGCTGGGACAAGATCGTGCTCAAAAAATG gTACACCATCTTCAAGGACCACGTCACACTCGGGGACT ATGAGATCCACGATGGGATGAACCTGGAACTCTACTACCAATAG
- the LOC117009518 gene encoding uncharacterized protein LOC117009518 isoform X2 — translation MYTWRGPPRLGGGCASGGAPLGLGGPPERGGGFGGAPPCGEVGGAGPFTSILQGKCVSFWGGPHFPLLRGDPSVWGGVRSPHPRLVAAEAVGAPPGWLLGGAPRTGMWNPPKTPGWGHEGGSMRGPGARSWCKAWSSCDATALHKRGSMFKAWSLFKAWSLFKAWSWFKAWSWFKAWSLFKAWSWFKAWPSCKAWSLCKARPSCDATATHNRGSLYKAWSWCKAWSWFKAWSLCKAWPSCDAKASHNCGFLYEAWSLFKGLVLVQGLVLVQGLVLVQGLVLVQGLLLMQAPAPCARLGCGVRP, via the exons ATGTACACGTGGCGAGGCCCCCCCCGGCTGGGGGGGGGTTGTGCTTCCGGGGGGGCCCCGCTGGGGTTGGGGGGACCCCCGGAGAGGGGGGGCGGTTTTGGGGGGGCCCCCCCGTgcggggaggtggggggggctGGTCCATTTACATCTATATTACAAGGAAAATGTGTCtctttttgggggggtccccatTTCCCCCTGCTGCGGGGGGACCCCTCAGTTTGGGGGGGTGTCAGATCCCCCCACCCCCGGCTCGTTGCTGCCGAGGCCGTGGGGGCCCCCCCGGGATGGCTTTTGGGGGGGGCCCCCAGAACAGGGATGtggaacccccccaaaaccccggGGTGGGGGCACGAGGGGGGATCCATGAGAGGTCCTGGTGCAAGGTCCTGGTGCAAGGCCTGGTCCTCATGCGATGCCACTGCCTTGCACAAACGCGGATCCATGTTCAAGGCCTGGTCCTTGTTCAAGGCCTGGTCCTTGTTCAAGGCCTGGTCCTGGTTCAAGGC CTGGTCCTGGTTCAAGGCCTGGTCCTTGTTCAAGGCCTGGTCCTGGTTCAAGGCCTGGCCCTCGTGCAAGGCCTGGTCGTTGTGCAAGGCCCGGCCCTCATGCGACGCCACAGCCACACACAACCGCGGCTCCTTGTACAAGGCCTGGTCCTGGTGCAAGGCCTGGTCCTGGTTCAAGGCCTGGTCGTTGTGCAAGGCCTGGCCCTCATGCGATGCCAAAGCCTCGCACAACTGCGGCTTCTTGTACGAGGCCTGGTCCTTGTTCAAAGGCCTGGTCCTAGTGCAAGGCCTGGTCCTAGTGCAAGGCCTGGTCCTGGTGCAAGGCCTGGTCCTCGTTCAAGGCCTGCTCCTCATGCAAgccccagctccttgtgcaagGTTGGGTTGTGGTGTGAGGCCGTGA
- the LOC117009518 gene encoding uncharacterized protein LOC117009518 isoform X1, producing MCLFLGGSPFPPAAGGPLSLGGCQIPPPPARCCRGRGGPPGMAFGGGPQNRDVEPPQNPGVGARGGIHERSWCKVLVQGLVLMRCHCLAQTRIHVQGLVLVQGLVLVQGLVLVQGLVLVQGLVLVQGLALVQGLVVVQGPALMRRHSHTQPRLLVQGLVLVQGLVLVQGLVVVQGLALMRCQSLAQLRLLVRGLVLVQRPGPSARPGPSARPGPGARPGPRSRPAPHASPSSLCKVGLWCEAVTVMVLPALCARPGPCARLSHEAVTTVTLPAPRARPVPQATPRPRTSGLAQPWRLVPAQAGPSPPGAAQGSLLM from the exons ATGTGTCtctttttgggggggtccccatTTCCCCCTGCTGCGGGGGGACCCCTCAGTTTGGGGGGGTGTCAGATCCCCCCACCCCCGGCTCGTTGCTGCCGAGGCCGTGGGGGCCCCCCCGGGATGGCTTTTGGGGGGGGCCCCCAGAACAGGGATGtggaacccccccaaaaccccggGGTGGGGGCACGAGGGGGGATCCATGAGAGGTCCTGGTGCAAGGTCCTGGTGCAAGGCCTGGTCCTCATGCGATGCCACTGCCTTGCACAAACGCGGATCCATGTTCAAGGCCTGGTCCTTGTTCAAGGCCTGGTCCTTGTTCAAGGCCTGGTCCTGGTTCAAGGC CTGGTCCTTGTTCAAGGCCTGGTCCTGGTTCAAGGCCTGGCCCTCGTGCAAGGCCTGGTCGTTGTGCAAGGCCCGGCCCTCATGCGACGCCACAGCCACACACAACCGCGGCTCCTTGTACAAGGCCTGGTCCTGGTGCAAGGCCTGGTCCTGGTTCAAGGCCTGGTCGTTGTGCAAGGCCTGGCCCTCATGCGATGCCAAAGCCTCGCACAACTGCGGCTTCTTGTACGAGGCCTGGTCCTTGTTCAAAGGCCTGGTCCTAGTGCAAGGCCTGGTCCTAGTGCAAGGCCTGGTCCTGGTGCAAGGCCTGGTCCTCGTTCAAGGCCTGCTCCTCATGCAAgccccagctccttgtgcaagGTTGGGTTGTGGTGTGAGGCCGTGACTGTGATGGTGCTGCCGGCTCTTTGTGCAAGGCCAGGTCCTTGTGCAAGGCTCTCACATGAGGCCGTGACCACGGTGACGCTGCCGGCTCCTCGTGCCAGGCCGGTCCCTCAGGCGACGCCACGGCCTCGCACAAGCGGCCTTGCACAACCATGGCGCCTCgtgccagcccaggctgggccaTCCCCTCCGGGCGCTGCTCAGGGCTCGCTCCTCATGTga